caaATATCCACCACAGTTACAGCGGTAAGCTAGTCGTAGCCAtaagctaacattagcattgaATGTAAAGACTAACGCGTTAGCTAAAAGCTACATTTTCATGCGTGATGACTGAGAAGTGAAACTGTCTTCTGGTTTTGAAAAGAGGATCCGAGGAACTGCAACAATGGCCAAGTCCCCTCCTGCAGGGTCCATCCTCAAGGTCCCCCAAGACTCGAGAAAGGCGAGGAGGATCATTGCTGTAGATCCAGACTGGTGTCTGGACATAGTGCCATGTCTGTCAAAGCTCTGTCTGCAAAGCATAGTGAGGAACTTTCAGGGTAAGCTTTTGTTCTCTTCTCATCTTCACATGACATTTTTATATAACTGGAACTTGACAGTGAACCTTACACCTTTTACAGAAAAGCCCATATTTAAAGAACTTACCTTCATCCAGAGAGACTTCATTCAGGAAAGACTGTCTCCTTCACTGCCACTACATGTGACAGCCAACGTGATCAGTGATGGCCTCTACTGGAAGCGGTGCTGTGAGCAGAAGTGGGATATTTGTGATGTCTCACATTATGGCCACAGCTGGAAACGAATGTTCTTTGAGAGGCACATGGAGAGCATGATCGAGCTCTTTATTCCAGATGTAACAGAGCCAAAGACAATTTTAAACTTAATACCACTCTGTAAAGACTATGTCAAGAGGCTGAGTATCTCCCAGCTGTTGCCGCCCATCAAGGAGCCTCAGAAGCAGGAAGAGGAATATGGCTCAGAGTTGGCGAGTGTTAATGAGTATGATGGAGCCTCCATGGACCACTTTAACTTTAGCATCCTGCTTGAtaagatgacaaacctggaagAACTCCATTTGGTATATAGAGTCAAACAATGTGGTATGAACTTTGATTGGAAGATGTTTGAGATGACTGACCGAGATTGTGAGTCCCTCTCCAAGGCTCTTAAATCCTGCAAGACCTTGAAGGTGAATATACTGATTCCACCTCACTAGTTCATGGTATGCTGCCCCTCAAAATGCTGCATCCTTGCAAAGGTTAGAGCTAATTGTCTGGAGGATATTGTAATTCAATCCCCTTGCCTCTAAAATCATGTAACAGAAAACGTTTTGTTTGCGCCACCTTCTATGCATGCTCTGTTTACAACAAAGAAAGGACAGCAAAGTCTCTGGCTAAAAATGTCAGTATTGGATGCAGCAGTTTTGTCACATAAACCCGTGCTAACCTGGCATACATCTGCTAGTTTCTGTGATGACGATCATGAGACAGCACATGTTGCCtctgatgattatttttaatcattaaatctATAATATAAAAGTAAGTAATTAAAAACTTAATCAGCTAATTAATTTATAAGTAATTTCAGCCCTAACTggtattcttttatttatttgttaatattACATAATATACTGTAAAGCATAGTGTGTCACTGGCATGAAAGTTGTATTCGTGCATATGGAAGGCCTTTAGTGAAGAAACGAACACCACCTGTGTTCATACTGCTTATACTATAATGTTTCTACAGTGTCTGAGGCTCTGTGAGAGCAACATTGAGGACCAAAAGTGCCGGCTGCTGGTGAGATACCTTTTGGACCACCCATCCCTGAGGGAGCTTGACTTTTCTCACAACCTGATTGGAGACAGAGGAGCCAGGGCTATCAGCAAACTGCTCACCAGGAGTAAACTGGAGGTCCTGAACATGTGTGATAATAACATTAGAGACCCAGGGGCCAAAGCTATAGCTCATGCCTTGTCCGAGAACTCTAGTCTTTTGTCCCTCAACCTGCGACTCAACCGCCTGAGAGATGAGGGAGGCCAGGCCATAGGAAAGGCCTTGCTGAACAACCACACCCTGCGCCACCTGCACCTAGGAGCCAATGAGGTGACAGGACCTACTGCCATTGCTCTGGCTAAAGTACTAGCTCAGAACAACACCCTGAAGAGCCTCAATCTTTCCTGTAACAACCTGGGTGAGGTAAGTAAGGTAATCCTAATGTTTTGTCCCTTCTCATATTCCTATTCTCACGACACCACAGAACTGAAATGCTGGACTGAAAGAATATTGCTATTCTTAGATCATTATTGCCAGTCAAGCAAAATTGTTAGGCTTGTGCTAGAAGAAAGGAATTTAGTCTTTTATATTGCAGTAAATTTCTAACCAAAAGTTTCCAAACATTGGTTCAAGCactaaaatgtgaatatttgctGGATTTCTTAGTCATTTAAGGAAGTAAACTAAATATATGGGGTTTTGCTATGCTATGTTTGTCAAGCAAAAGAAACCATTTAAATATGTAGAAGTGGGAAAGTGTTATGTACATTTTCACTATTCGTTGACATTAACAAAGCATGCTAGTATCTGTACAAACAGAACACAATGGGGTAAATACACAGAGAAGCTTGGAAGGACCAGGATTTTCAATTATTCATAGATATGTGTGGAGAACGTGCAATAATGGAAAGCTGAGTAAGTCTTGTTTCCCCATGAGAAATACATCTGAGTTTTCCCCCTCTCATGCTCTCTCCTCTTTGTGATTTCACCATATTGTGTCTCTGAGTGGAATACACTGTGGAGGATCAAAAATCACCCACATAGCAGAAATGCAACTTACAGTACCATTGATATCTTTGACCTTAATCCATTgttcacaaaaatagaaatgccTGTTTTAGACATAACAATAAAACGACGTTGACAGTATAAGCAGTTTAGAAAATCAGCAACATTCCAGACAGCAAAAGTTGCTTAGGGGTGATTTTTCAAGGTTATTAGAAGTGTCCTCAGCCCTTTTAGAAACAACATCCTGTGATGTGCTCAACATGGACATGCATCATTGCTAAATGTGTCCCTGTCCCCTTTACAGAATGGTGGTAAAGCTCTGGAGGAGGCAATGTCTCACAACACCAGCATAACAGAATGTGACATCCGCCTGTCTGAAGTTGATGAAGATGTCATTTCCCTCATTAATCAGGTGGTTTGGACCAACCAGAGtttagaaacaaaagaaacaagcaaaataaatgaaaaccaagTCTACACCAATAGCTACTCTGAATAATACAAAGCAATTTCCCTGACCTGTGTATTCAATTAAAAACACTGTATGCCTAATTTcataatataaaacaaaaaaagacatttctgctttttaactTTCAGTACCTATTTTGACAAGTTAAGTCAACATAATGGTTTTAgtcttttcatgggatttgcTGACATGAACATATTGTGTAATATGcccaactttttaaaatgttaaaaaaaaaaactacaaggAGCccatcaaacaacaacaaaaaaaaaaaaaacaaataggtGGCCTCAGTCATTTCTGACACACATTGTAGTGAGCATATCAGTTTATtatgagcttcttttttttttttttcttcaatttttaTACACAGATTTGGTATTGTTAGGTTGTTAGGTAACATCAAGGCAACGTTGTGGTGGTGTTTGAATACATACAGActtatgttgttttatttttttaagctataTCTAC
This genomic interval from Echeneis naucrates chromosome 24, fEcheNa1.1, whole genome shotgun sequence contains the following:
- the drc5 gene encoding dynein regulatory complex subunit 5, with translation MIMRIRGTATMAKSPPAGSILKVPQDSRKARRIIAVDPDWCLDIVPCLSKLCLQSIVRNFQEKPIFKELTFIQRDFIQERLSPSLPLHVTANVISDGLYWKRCCEQKWDICDVSHYGHSWKRMFFERHMESMIELFIPDVTEPKTILNLIPLCKDYVKRLSISQLLPPIKEPQKQEEEYGSELASVNEYDGASMDHFNFSILLDKMTNLEELHLVYRVKQCGMNFDWKMFEMTDRDCESLSKALKSCKTLKCLRLCESNIEDQKCRLLVRYLLDHPSLRELDFSHNLIGDRGARAISKLLTRSKLEVLNMCDNNIRDPGAKAIAHALSENSSLLSLNLRLNRLRDEGGQAIGKALLNNHTLRHLHLGANEVTGPTAIALAKVLAQNNTLKSLNLSCNNLGENGGKALEEAMSHNTSITECDIRLSEVDEDVISLINQVVWTNQSLETKETSKINENQVYTNSYSE